From Tsuneonella aeria, one genomic window encodes:
- a CDS encoding copper resistance protein B gives MTRTLILLTATAFAAPALAQHSGHAPSTPATTKEKPADPGVPTAPHGAPAGATGSSAQSPAGPAMSEQADPHAGHDMQASPPASPIADPHAGHQTGTQPSSQPASDPHAGHDMPDMPTQTDPHAGHAMPSSEADTGSAAPGHEPGVPDPPVEPPPAAALSGPRNAADAVYGPEAMADAREIARREHGDIITYNVLIDQLEARVTNARDGYFINAQGWYGGDIDRLWVKTEIESDFGRKPEQAEVQLLWSHALDPWFNLQTGVRYDFEPSPSRAHLVAGIQGLAPYWFEVDGAFFLSEKGDVTARFEAEYDQRITQRLILQPRAEIDFALQDVPEIGVGSGLSKAEIGLRLRYELVREFAPYIGIEYNETFGDTAKFERAENGDVSHFSFVFGVRAWF, from the coding sequence ATGACCCGCACATTGATTCTGCTCACCGCAACGGCATTCGCCGCACCAGCACTGGCGCAGCACAGCGGCCATGCGCCTTCGACACCTGCAACCACGAAGGAAAAACCGGCGGATCCTGGCGTGCCCACTGCTCCACACGGCGCGCCCGCAGGGGCAACCGGATCTTCGGCTCAGTCGCCTGCTGGTCCTGCCATGTCGGAGCAAGCCGATCCGCATGCGGGACACGATATGCAGGCCTCTCCGCCTGCATCCCCAATAGCCGACCCGCACGCCGGCCATCAGACTGGTACTCAGCCAAGCTCGCAACCTGCATCCGATCCGCATGCCGGCCACGACATGCCCGATATGCCGACGCAAACGGATCCGCATGCCGGCCACGCCATGCCCTCATCCGAAGCAGATACTGGCTCTGCAGCACCGGGGCATGAGCCCGGCGTTCCCGATCCGCCGGTTGAACCACCGCCAGCCGCTGCGCTGAGCGGCCCCCGCAACGCGGCCGATGCCGTGTACGGGCCCGAGGCGATGGCCGACGCGCGCGAGATTGCGCGACGCGAACATGGCGACATCATCACCTACAACGTCCTGATCGACCAACTGGAAGCTCGGGTGACCAATGCCCGCGACGGCTACTTCATCAACGCGCAAGGCTGGTATGGCGGCGACATTGACCGGTTATGGGTCAAGACGGAGATCGAGTCCGACTTCGGGAGGAAGCCCGAACAGGCAGAGGTCCAGCTGCTCTGGAGCCATGCGCTCGATCCGTGGTTCAATCTGCAGACCGGCGTCCGCTACGACTTCGAGCCGAGTCCGAGCCGTGCGCACCTGGTCGCGGGCATACAAGGGCTCGCCCCTTATTGGTTCGAAGTGGATGGCGCGTTTTTCCTGTCAGAGAAGGGTGACGTCACCGCGCGCTTCGAGGCCGAATATGACCAGCGGATCACGCAAAGACTGATCCTGCAGCCGCGCGCGGAAATCGACTTCGCACTGCAGGATGTGCCGGAGATCGGTGTCGGCTCGGGTCTCTCGAAGGCCGAAATAGGACTTCGTCTCCGCTACGAGCTGGTCCGGGAGTTCGCGCCCTATATCGGCATCGAATATAATGAGACGTTCGGCGATACGGCCAAATTCGAACGTGCCGAGAACGGAGATGTCTCTCATTTCAGCTTTGTCTTTGGCGTGCGAGCTTGGTTTTGA
- a CDS encoding heavy metal translocating P-type ATPase, with product MDVQTLARPGAKGGQGGSITLPVAGMTCASCVGRVEKAVGKVPGVRTVSVNLATGRAEIAFENAVDVAGVVGAIERVGYEVPAEQVELAVEGMTCGSCVSHVERALLKVPGVTTATVNLATGRASVLFRGSIASIEDLEAAVRGAGYEAKRIIADDGAVDRDRAARDQEISSLRRSTLIAALLTLPIVILEMGSHFVPAIHRLVMGTIGIQASWLAQFALASIVLFGPGLRFFRKGVPALLRGTPDMNSLVTIGTSAAWAYSLVATFAPGLLPAGTHYVYYEAAAVIVTLILLGRYLEAKAKGRTSEAIKRLVGLQPKTARVERDGAVVEVPLADVRRGDIVQVRPGEKVPVDGEVVDGSSYVDESMITGEPVPVAKAAGTDVVGGTINKTGAFSVRATKVGADTLLAQIIRMVEQAQGSKLPIQALVDKVTGWFVPAVMAVAALTFLVWLVLGPSPALTFALVNSVAVLIIACPCAMGLATPTSIMVGTGRAAELGILFRKGEALQSLRDVEVVALDKTGTLTAGRPALTDLAPAPGFSHDEVLALVAAVESRSEHPIAEAILEAARERGLSVASPRSFETLPGFGVSADVEGRLVEVGADRYMARLGHDVGLFAAEAARLAGEGKTPLYAAVEGRIAAAIAVADPIRETTPEAIAALHRLGLKVAMITGDNRGTAEAVARRLGIDQVVPEVLPEGKVEAIRQLREGGRRLAFVGDGINDAPALAEADIGVAIGTGTDIAIESADVVLMSGDLRGVVNAIAISKATIRNIRQNLFWAFAYNIALIPVAAGILYPAYGLLLSPVFAAGAMALSSVFVLANALRLKRFRPVIGHGKYGLTAGATA from the coding sequence ATGGACGTTCAGACACTCGCACGCCCGGGGGCGAAAGGCGGCCAGGGCGGCAGCATCACGCTGCCGGTGGCCGGCATGACCTGCGCCTCCTGCGTGGGGCGCGTGGAGAAGGCGGTCGGGAAGGTGCCGGGCGTTCGTACTGTCAGCGTCAACCTCGCCACCGGCCGGGCCGAGATCGCGTTCGAGAACGCGGTCGATGTCGCCGGTGTCGTCGGAGCGATCGAACGGGTGGGCTATGAGGTTCCCGCGGAACAGGTCGAATTGGCCGTGGAGGGCATGACCTGCGGCTCGTGCGTGTCGCACGTCGAACGCGCTCTGTTGAAAGTGCCCGGAGTGACCACCGCGACCGTGAACCTGGCTACCGGCAGAGCGAGTGTCCTCTTCCGGGGCAGCATCGCCTCGATCGAAGACCTTGAGGCGGCAGTCCGGGGCGCAGGCTATGAGGCAAAGCGTATCATCGCCGATGATGGGGCAGTCGATCGCGACCGTGCTGCCCGAGACCAGGAGATCTCCAGCCTCCGCCGTTCGACCCTGATCGCGGCACTGCTCACTCTGCCGATCGTCATTCTCGAAATGGGCTCGCACTTCGTGCCCGCAATTCATCGGCTGGTGATGGGGACCATCGGCATCCAGGCGAGCTGGCTCGCTCAGTTCGCTTTGGCGTCGATCGTGCTGTTCGGACCGGGGCTTCGCTTCTTCCGAAAGGGCGTTCCGGCGCTGCTGCGCGGGACGCCAGACATGAATTCGCTGGTGACGATCGGCACAAGCGCAGCCTGGGCCTATTCTTTGGTGGCGACCTTCGCTCCGGGGCTGCTGCCCGCGGGCACTCATTATGTCTATTATGAAGCAGCCGCCGTCATCGTGACCCTGATCCTGCTGGGCCGCTATCTCGAAGCCAAGGCGAAGGGCCGCACCTCGGAAGCGATCAAGCGGCTCGTCGGCCTTCAGCCGAAGACCGCCCGCGTCGAGCGCGATGGTGCAGTGGTGGAGGTGCCGCTGGCGGACGTCCGCCGCGGCGATATCGTCCAGGTGCGTCCTGGCGAGAAGGTGCCGGTTGATGGAGAGGTGGTCGACGGCTCGTCTTATGTCGATGAGAGCATGATCACCGGCGAACCCGTGCCGGTAGCCAAGGCAGCGGGCACAGACGTGGTCGGAGGGACGATCAACAAGACGGGCGCGTTCAGCGTCCGCGCCACCAAGGTCGGGGCGGATACTCTGCTCGCCCAGATCATCCGCATGGTCGAGCAGGCACAGGGCTCCAAGCTGCCGATCCAGGCGCTCGTCGACAAGGTCACCGGCTGGTTCGTGCCAGCCGTCATGGCCGTGGCGGCGCTCACCTTCCTTGTCTGGCTCGTCCTCGGGCCGTCGCCGGCGCTCACCTTCGCGCTGGTGAACTCCGTGGCCGTGCTGATCATCGCCTGCCCGTGCGCGATGGGCCTCGCGACACCGACCTCGATCATGGTCGGAACCGGTCGCGCCGCGGAGCTCGGCATCCTGTTTCGCAAAGGAGAGGCGCTGCAGTCGCTCCGCGATGTCGAGGTGGTGGCGCTGGACAAGACCGGCACCCTCACCGCAGGACGGCCGGCGCTCACCGACCTTGCGCCGGCGCCGGGCTTTTCGCACGACGAGGTGCTTGCGCTGGTTGCTGCTGTGGAATCCCGATCCGAGCATCCGATCGCCGAGGCGATCCTTGAAGCGGCGCGTGAGCGCGGCCTTTCTGTGGCATCCCCGCGGTCGTTCGAGACGCTCCCGGGCTTTGGCGTTTCCGCGGACGTGGAGGGCAGGCTCGTCGAGGTCGGGGCCGACCGCTATATGGCGCGGCTCGGCCATGATGTGGGCCTGTTCGCCGCCGAGGCCGCCCGCCTCGCGGGCGAGGGCAAGACGCCGCTTTACGCTGCGGTGGAAGGGCGGATTGCGGCCGCCATTGCCGTGGCGGACCCGATCAGGGAAACGACTCCCGAAGCGATCGCGGCGCTGCATCGCCTCGGCCTCAAGGTCGCGATGATCACCGGCGACAATCGCGGCACGGCCGAAGCGGTCGCTCGCCGGCTCGGCATCGACCAGGTGGTGCCGGAGGTGCTCCCCGAAGGCAAGGTCGAGGCCATTCGCCAACTGCGCGAGGGAGGGCGCAGGCTCGCTTTTGTCGGCGACGGCATCAACGACGCGCCGGCGCTTGCGGAGGCGGATATCGGCGTCGCGATCGGGACGGGGACCGACATTGCCATCGAGTCGGCCGATGTCGTGCTGATGTCCGGCGACCTGCGCGGGGTGGTGAACGCGATCGCCATTTCCAAGGCGACGATCCGCAACATTCGGCAGAATCTGTTCTGGGCTTTCGCCTATAACATCGCGCTGATCCCGGTCGCAGCCGGCATCCTCTACCCCGCTTATGGCCTGCTTCTCTCGCCGGTCTTCGCCGCGGGCGCGATGGCTCTGTCCAGCGTGTTCGTGCTCGCCAATGCCCTTCGCCTGAAGCGTTTCCGCCCGGTAATCGGCCATGGCAAATATGGTCTCACCGCAGGAGCTACAGCATGA
- a CDS encoding copper resistance system multicopper oxidase gives MHHLIERRALLRGGAIGVAGLGLSGLFPAWAQSGSAGLAPAMPTLSGDDIRLTIGQSDFTVGGRSAHAITMNGVLPAPLLRLKEGQNVRLHVQNTLDEDTSIHWHGLIVPFQMDGVPGVSFPGIKPKTTFLYEFPIRQSGTYWYHSHSGLQEQLGHYGPIVIDPADADPVAYDREHVIVLSDWTFLHPHQLVVKLKQEGGYFNRQKQTLAGLLRKGDPEEAMSLADRLMWGKMRMDPTDIADVTASTYTYLINGHGPKENWTGLFRPGERVRLRFINAATMTIFNIRIPGLPMTVVSADGLNVRPVTIDEFQIGNAETYDVIVEPTEDRAFTLVAESIDRSGMGRATLAPRLGMTAAVPPLRPRPTLTMKDMGMGGMDHGSMPGMDQNSMPGMDHSAHSAATAAGAAASMGGMDHGSSGSMAGMNMRDKSKVPPTVKVGVGVDSIAMAPVDRTGDPGLGLEDVGHRVLTYRDLMSLTPNPDKRPPTRTVEVHLTGNMERFMWSFDGEKFSEGVEPIRFELNERVRVVLINDSMMTHPIHLHGHFFEVVNGHTGSHPLKHTVNVLPGAKLTFDLTADAPGDWAFHCHLLLHMHAGMFRVVTVRPLQGEAA, from the coding sequence ATGCACCATCTTATCGAACGGCGCGCGCTTCTCCGCGGGGGAGCGATCGGGGTTGCGGGCCTGGGCCTGTCGGGCCTGTTCCCGGCCTGGGCGCAGAGCGGCTCGGCGGGCCTCGCGCCTGCAATGCCGACACTGTCGGGCGACGATATCCGCCTGACGATCGGGCAAAGCGACTTCACCGTCGGTGGCCGCAGCGCCCACGCCATTACCATGAACGGCGTTCTCCCAGCGCCGCTTCTCCGCCTCAAGGAAGGCCAGAACGTCCGGCTGCACGTCCAGAATACACTCGATGAGGACACATCGATCCATTGGCATGGCCTGATCGTGCCGTTCCAGATGGACGGCGTACCCGGCGTCAGCTTTCCCGGCATCAAGCCGAAGACGACCTTTCTCTATGAGTTCCCGATCAGGCAGTCGGGCACCTACTGGTATCATAGCCACTCAGGTCTGCAGGAGCAGCTCGGACATTATGGTCCGATCGTGATCGATCCGGCCGATGCCGATCCGGTCGCTTATGATCGCGAGCATGTCATCGTGCTCAGCGACTGGACCTTCCTCCATCCCCACCAGCTCGTCGTCAAGCTCAAGCAGGAGGGCGGCTATTTCAATCGGCAGAAGCAGACGCTGGCCGGACTGCTGCGCAAGGGCGATCCGGAGGAGGCCATGTCGCTGGCCGATCGCCTGATGTGGGGCAAGATGCGGATGGACCCGACCGACATCGCCGACGTCACGGCCTCCACCTATACCTACCTGATCAACGGGCATGGGCCGAAGGAGAACTGGACAGGCCTGTTCCGTCCAGGCGAGCGTGTGCGACTGCGTTTCATCAACGCCGCCACGATGACGATCTTCAACATCCGCATTCCGGGTCTTCCGATGACGGTCGTCAGCGCCGACGGCCTGAACGTGCGGCCGGTCACCATCGACGAATTCCAGATCGGCAACGCCGAGACCTACGACGTCATCGTCGAGCCGACCGAGGATAGGGCCTTCACCCTCGTGGCGGAATCGATCGACCGCTCCGGCATGGGGCGCGCGACCCTTGCGCCGCGCTTGGGGATGACCGCAGCGGTGCCGCCGCTGCGGCCGCGCCCGACTCTGACCATGAAGGACATGGGGATGGGCGGCATGGATCATGGCTCGATGCCGGGCATGGACCAGAATTCGATGCCGGGAATGGACCACAGCGCTCACAGCGCTGCCACTGCAGCTGGTGCTGCCGCGTCCATGGGCGGCATGGATCATGGATCTTCCGGTTCGATGGCCGGCATGAACATGCGCGACAAGTCCAAGGTGCCGCCGACGGTGAAGGTAGGCGTCGGTGTCGACTCGATTGCAATGGCACCTGTCGATCGGACCGGTGATCCGGGGCTTGGTCTTGAGGATGTGGGCCACAGGGTTCTCACCTATCGGGATCTCATGTCGCTCACGCCCAATCCTGACAAGCGGCCGCCGACGCGCACCGTCGAGGTTCACCTGACGGGCAACATGGAGCGCTTCATGTGGTCGTTCGATGGCGAGAAATTCAGCGAAGGCGTGGAGCCGATCCGCTTCGAGCTGAACGAACGTGTCCGGGTGGTCCTGATCAACGACAGCATGATGACCCACCCCATCCACCTGCACGGCCACTTCTTTGAGGTCGTGAATGGCCACACCGGAAGCCACCCGCTGAAGCATACGGTGAACGTGCTGCCAGGTGCGAAGCTCACCTTTGACCTCACGGCCGACGCGCCCGGCGACTGGGCATTCCACTGCCATTTGCTGCTCCACATGCATGCCGGCATGTTCCGCGTCGTGACCGTCCGCCCGCTGCAGGGAGAGGCAGCATGA
- a CDS encoding YybH family protein, which produces MKPLHIALAAVLVSAGAAHAQPINPAQDRQAVETVLARYKSAIERLDAGGTEMLFTADSRIFETGGVEGTYANYLSHHLGPELGHFKSFKFYDYKVDVRFEGPIALATETYRYRIEPKTGEPAERLGVATSVLKKVGGSWKILSMHNSARRPKGS; this is translated from the coding sequence ATGAAGCCTTTGCACATCGCGCTCGCTGCCGTTCTCGTGAGCGCAGGGGCGGCGCACGCCCAGCCTATCAACCCCGCGCAGGATCGGCAGGCGGTCGAGACCGTGCTTGCGCGGTACAAGTCAGCGATCGAGAGACTCGACGCGGGCGGAACCGAAATGCTGTTCACTGCCGATTCAAGGATCTTCGAGACAGGAGGCGTAGAAGGCACTTACGCCAACTATCTCTCCCACCATCTCGGGCCTGAACTCGGCCATTTCAAATCGTTCAAATTCTACGACTATAAGGTGGACGTGCGGTTCGAGGGGCCAATTGCGCTGGCCACCGAGACCTACCGCTACAGGATCGAACCCAAGACCGGTGAGCCGGCGGAGCGACTTGGCGTTGCGACCAGCGTCCTCAAGAAGGTAGGCGGCAGCTGGAAGATCCTCAGCATGCACAATTCGGCGCGGCGCCCCAAAGGCTCGTAG
- a CDS encoding four-helix bundle copper-binding protein, protein MISAHPDVRGNTNDALIQCIEECYSCAQSCTSCADACLAEDMVDKLRQCIRLNLDCADICIAAGTLGARRTGSNEQVIVATLLACEAACRRCAEECERHASMHEHCRLCAEHCRRCEQACRQAIESIDVTMASGTEKLISA, encoded by the coding sequence ATGATATCGGCCCATCCGGACGTACGCGGGAACACGAATGACGCGCTGATCCAATGCATCGAGGAATGCTATTCCTGCGCGCAGAGCTGCACCTCCTGTGCCGATGCCTGCCTCGCCGAAGATATGGTCGACAAGCTTCGCCAATGCATCCGCCTCAACCTGGACTGCGCCGACATCTGCATCGCCGCCGGAACGCTCGGCGCGCGGCGAACTGGCAGCAATGAGCAGGTGATCGTCGCCACCCTCTTAGCCTGCGAGGCCGCCTGCCGTCGCTGCGCCGAGGAATGCGAGCGGCACGCGAGCATGCACGAACATTGCCGGCTCTGCGCCGAGCACTGCCGGCGCTGCGAACAGGCCTGCCGCCAAGCCATCGAGTCGATCGACGTGACGATGGCTTCCGGCACAGAGAAGCTCATCAGTGCTTAA
- a CDS encoding DUF2933 domain-containing protein — protein sequence MASLPVCPAGLLVFRHPARASLELIEINATSPLAFRVTGVRRLPIATIGLMVFLAILGLFLILEHPDHLLNWLPFLIILLCPLMHMFMHRRHGGHGSSAAGSEQARRSRHF from the coding sequence GTGGCCAGCCTGCCCGTCTGCCCAGCGGGGCTGCTGGTGTTCAGGCATCCGGCCAGGGCAAGCTTAGAATTGATCGAAATCAATGCCACGTCTCCATTGGCATTTAGAGTTACCGGCGTTCGTCGTCTGCCCATCGCGACCATCGGCCTGATGGTTTTCCTCGCGATCCTGGGCTTGTTTCTCATACTCGAACACCCAGACCACCTGCTCAACTGGCTTCCATTCCTGATCATCCTTCTATGTCCGCTGATGCACATGTTCATGCATCGCAGGCATGGCGGGCATGGCAGCTCTGCTGCGGGCAGCGAGCAGGCGCGGCGGTCCCGTCATTTCTGA
- the cueR gene encoding Cu(I)-responsive transcriptional regulator produces MNIGQASKQSGVSQRMIRHYEAIGLIPKAPRRESGYRDYDARDLHMLRFIRRARDLGFPIEEIRQLLALWKDRGRSSADVKSVALARAGELRNREAEIRSMRRSLEDLARACHGDDRPDCPILSDLAGDSGDYVELGATVLDKS; encoded by the coding sequence ATGAACATCGGCCAGGCTTCGAAGCAGTCGGGGGTCAGCCAGCGGATGATCCGTCATTACGAGGCGATCGGACTCATCCCCAAGGCGCCGCGACGGGAATCGGGCTATCGCGACTATGACGCGCGCGACCTTCATATGCTGCGGTTCATCCGCCGCGCTCGCGACCTCGGCTTCCCGATCGAGGAGATCAGGCAGCTGCTGGCGCTGTGGAAAGATCGCGGCCGTTCGAGCGCGGACGTCAAGTCGGTCGCGCTCGCACGGGCCGGGGAACTCAGAAACAGGGAGGCGGAGATTCGCTCGATGCGACGCTCGCTCGAGGATCTCGCACGCGCTTGTCATGGCGATGATCGGCCCGATTGTCCCATCCTCAGCGACCTCGCCGGCGACAGTGGCGACTACGTCGAACTTGGCGCCACCGTCCTCGATAAGTCCTAG
- a CDS encoding cation diffusion facilitator family transporter yields MAPTSKGHSGHVPPSTDRRALVVSGWLTGSYFVVELVIGLWTGSVAVTSDAFHTFSAVGGVLIALVAMRLAERKSTPARTFGYTRAEILGALFNGLFLVLMALFVFGMGAMRLMDPIELPTTPMLWAAAGGIATELVALRLLYQRQKGNLNMRGAFWHVMQTFVGSFLIIISALVIRFTGFLAIDPLLGMAFGVVLLWASWGILKESLHILLQGTPEDVDLDAAISAIGGLDGVIDVHHVHAWSLTSGLNIFSSHVRVQDASTGQHILTEVSNLLRDRFNIYFSTIQIEELCLSGEDRAAAIDVADLSIGSHGAHGAHGA; encoded by the coding sequence ATGGCACCCACTTCTAAAGGCCATTCAGGCCATGTTCCCCCGTCGACGGATCGGCGCGCGCTGGTGGTCTCAGGCTGGCTCACCGGCAGCTATTTCGTGGTCGAGCTGGTGATCGGCCTGTGGACAGGCTCCGTTGCGGTGACATCAGATGCCTTCCACACCTTTTCGGCTGTCGGTGGCGTACTCATCGCCCTGGTGGCGATGCGGCTCGCGGAACGCAAATCCACGCCTGCGAGGACCTTCGGCTACACCAGGGCAGAGATTCTGGGAGCTCTCTTCAACGGCCTCTTCCTCGTTCTGATGGCGCTGTTCGTCTTTGGGATGGGAGCAATGCGCCTGATGGACCCGATCGAGCTGCCAACGACTCCCATGCTTTGGGCGGCAGCGGGCGGCATCGCCACGGAGCTGGTCGCGCTCCGGCTTCTCTACCAACGCCAGAAGGGCAACCTCAACATGAGGGGAGCCTTCTGGCACGTCATGCAGACCTTCGTCGGCAGCTTCCTCATCATCATCTCGGCCCTCGTCATTCGTTTCACAGGCTTCCTGGCCATCGACCCGCTTCTCGGAATGGCATTCGGAGTCGTGCTCCTTTGGGCCTCATGGGGCATCCTCAAGGAGTCCCTGCACATCCTGCTGCAGGGGACGCCGGAAGATGTAGATCTGGATGCCGCCATTTCAGCCATAGGGGGTCTCGACGGCGTTATCGACGTCCATCACGTGCATGCCTGGAGCCTCACGTCGGGACTCAACATCTTTTCGAGCCATGTGCGCGTGCAGGATGCCAGCACGGGGCAGCATATTCTCACCGAAGTAAGCAACCTTCTCCGGGACCGTTTCAACATCTACTTTTCGACCATCCAGATCGAGGAACTCTGCCTCTCCGGCGAAGACAGAGCAGCAGCAATCGACGTCGCGGACCTTTCCATCGGCTCACATGGCGCACATGGCGCACATGGCGCCTGA
- a CDS encoding heavy-metal-associated domain-containing protein — MMMKFRVEGMTCGGCARGVTNAIRAIDPEAEVAVDLAAKSVAVRSNASADRIRSAIDEAGYRAVVSD; from the coding sequence ATGATGATGAAGTTCCGTGTTGAAGGGATGACCTGCGGCGGCTGCGCCCGAGGTGTCACCAATGCCATTCGAGCGATCGATCCAGAAGCCGAAGTGGCAGTGGACCTTGCTGCCAAGTCGGTCGCGGTCCGCTCCAACGCCTCCGCCGATCGCATACGCAGCGCAATCGATGAGGCAGGCTATCGCGCGGTCGTCTCCGATTGA
- a CDS encoding adenylate kinase yields the protein MLGPPGAGKGTQARRLAERYSIPWLSTGEMLRAAVTGGTELGLPVKAIMDRGELVPDDVVDQMVSDRIDREDCRTGFILDGFPRTVAQAEALTAMLDRKGVKLNAAIELKVDPAVLIERMAKRVADTLAAHDPVRSDDNPEVFARRLDEYRETTGPLLGYYLRRGELVQIDGMQGMDAVTRDIASRLTRGYSGSSPYR from the coding sequence GTGCTGGGACCGCCGGGAGCGGGAAAGGGAACGCAGGCGAGGCGCCTGGCCGAACGCTATTCCATTCCGTGGCTTTCCACAGGCGAGATGCTGCGTGCGGCGGTGACGGGCGGCACGGAACTCGGGCTGCCGGTCAAAGCGATCATGGATCGCGGTGAGCTCGTACCCGATGATGTCGTCGATCAGATGGTATCCGACCGGATCGATCGGGAGGATTGCCGCACCGGATTCATTCTGGACGGCTTTCCCCGGACCGTCGCGCAGGCGGAAGCCCTGACGGCGATGCTCGATCGAAAGGGCGTCAAGCTAAACGCTGCGATCGAACTGAAGGTCGATCCCGCCGTGCTGATCGAGCGAATGGCGAAGCGCGTCGCCGATACCCTGGCCGCCCACGACCCAGTGCGAAGCGACGATAATCCGGAAGTCTTTGCGAGGCGTCTCGACGAATATCGGGAAACGACAGGGCCGCTTCTGGGCTATTATCTCCGCAGAGGAGAACTCGTTCAGATCGACGGGATGCAGGGCATGGACGCCGTTACGCGTGATATCGCGAGCAGACTGACGAGAGGATATTCCGGTTCGTCACCATACCGATAA